Part of the Labrenzia sp. PHM005 genome is shown below.
GTTTACGTTTTAGACAATGAGTTCGTCCGCGCCGGAGAACCGATTTTCCGGCTCGACACTCAGCGCCAGCAAGCCGCCGCAGAAACCGCCCGCCGCCGGATTGCAGAGGTGGATGCAGCTGCTACAGTCGCGCAAGCGGAACTCGCAGCGGCGGAAGGCAACATCGTTTCGTCTGAAAGCCAGCTGAAACAGTCTCAAGATGAACTGACAAGGCGTCAGGACCTTGCTGGCAGAAACCAGAATGTGGTGAGCGAGCAAGAACTGGAACGCTTGCGGCTGACGGTTGACGGCCTGTCTGGCTCACTGGACGCAATTAAAGCTCAACGGGATGCAATTCAGGCCCGGCTACGAGTGTTGCTGCCGGCCCAACGGGCCAGCGCGGAGGCAGCTCTCACGCAGGCGGAAACCGAAATTGAGAAATCTACGGTTTATGCCGGTACCAACGGAACCGTCCGTCAGTTCAAGCTGAAACCGGGAGACCTGGTAAATCCGATCCTGCGGCCTGCTGGTATTCTTGTCCCTGAAGGATCGGGCCGCGGCCGGTTTCAGGCCGGTTTCGGCCAGATTTCAGCGCAAATCTTGCACCTCGGAACTATTGTTGAAATCACGTGTGCATCCAAACCGCTTGAAGTTATCCCAATGGCTGTCACGGAAATACAACGCGTCATCGCGGGCGGACAGCTACGGCCAACGGATCAACTCATCGACATTCAAGACCGAGCCCGGCCGGGCACGATCCTGACGGTTCTTGAGCCGATCTATGCCGGGCATGCGAATTATGTTCCACCTGGAAGCCGTTGTATTGGTGTCGCCTATTCGAACCACGACAAGGCGATCAAGGCGGGTGAGATATCCGGCTTCTCTGCCTTTCTCACCCGGATCGTGGATGGCATGGGGATCGCAAACGCCCTTGTTATCCGGATCCAGTCCCTCCTGCTGCCGGTTAAGGTGCTGGTTTTTCCAAACTAGAGCCTCCGAAAACTGTTCAGCTTTTGGCTAATCTGACGGCAGACTTCATCGGACCGTTAGTTGACGGAATATCTTGCTTCCGCGCCCAGCTTTGGACTGCCAGCGCACCGAGTGCCAGGACGCCAAATACTCCGCCAACGGTAACATAAACAGCGGAAAACCCTTGCGCTTGCAGCAAGGGCGTCAGAACAAACGGCGAGACGATCTGCCCTAAAAACAGGGATGTGGTCACCATTCCGGAAACCGTACCTCGGCGTGCGGCCGGTGCGATGTCCAGGGCCAATAGAAATAGTGAGGGCTGGACCAGCGCATAGCCGATGCCAATCAGGGCACAACCAGGCAGGATAAACGCCCAGGACGCCTGAACCGCCAAAGTGGCAAAACCAAATCCCATGATCAAAAATCCGGCAGCAAACGTCCGGGCCAGACCCAGGCGGTTGCGGATCTTTTGAAACCGGAGCGCCGTAAAGGCACCTGAAAGGGTCAAAGCTCCAAGGCCAAGCGCTGTACCTGTGGCGCTGTTATAGCCAGCGTACTCCAGATAGAATGGCAATTGGCTCGGCATCAGGAAGAACAGCATCACCGTGACCATCGACAAAGCCCCAGTTGAAAGCGCCGGCAGGCGCCACCTTTTGCTTTCTGCCGCCCGCTGGTCAGAGGACGATCCGTCTACCGGTTGCCCAAGATCCGGCAGCATTTTTCTCCGGTTTTGTTCCTGGCGGACAACCGGCCAAAGCAGCGGCAGCAACAGGATTGGCAGTGCATAGATCAGGAAAGGCAACCGCGGCGACAGGTCGGCCACCAACCCGGCACCGCCAATGAACAAAAACCCGCTGAAATTGATGGCAACCACCTGCCCGCCCATGAATGCACTCCGGCGCTCGCCCTCAAAGAGGTCACCGACCAGCGCCACTTGCGCTGTCATCGTGAATGCAAGGGCACCCCCCAATAG
Proteins encoded:
- a CDS encoding HlyD family secretion protein — its product is MLELIFSALITIVPDYLYRHYKQGKRFGHEINLFTVWYELRWGITSCAVLAITLLTVIFYFHPTTTNVTSLFRTVSILSDRPGRVEEVYVLDNEFVRAGEPIFRLDTQRQQAAAETARRRIAEVDAAATVAQAELAAAEGNIVSSESQLKQSQDELTRRQDLAGRNQNVVSEQELERLRLTVDGLSGSLDAIKAQRDAIQARLRVLLPAQRASAEAALTQAETEIEKSTVYAGTNGTVRQFKLKPGDLVNPILRPAGILVPEGSGRGRFQAGFGQISAQILHLGTIVEITCASKPLEVIPMAVTEIQRVIAGGQLRPTDQLIDIQDRARPGTILTVLEPIYAGHANYVPPGSRCIGVAYSNHDKAIKAGEISGFSAFLTRIVDGMGIANALVIRIQSLLLPVKVLVFPN
- a CDS encoding MFS transporter, with the translated sequence MEPSQRTQNQSIWRDTAALALLLTASLKIMANATISPALPALEASFSAEAGAAYLVRFLVSAPSLTVVLVAPLAGLAVDRFGRGWLLMAGVALFALSGSAGAYLPDLNTIMASRLLLGGALAFTMTAQVALVGDLFEGERRSAFMGGQVVAINFSGFLFIGGAGLVADLSPRLPFLIYALPILLLPLLWPVVRQEQNRRKMLPDLGQPVDGSSSDQRAAESKRWRLPALSTGALSMVTVMLFFLMPSQLPFYLEYAGYNSATGTALGLGALTLSGAFTALRFQKIRNRLGLARTFAAGFLIMGFGFATLAVQASWAFILPGCALIGIGYALVQPSLFLLALDIAPAARRGTVSGMVTTSLFLGQIVSPFVLTPLLQAQGFSAVYVTVGGVFGVLALGALAVQSWARKQDIPSTNGPMKSAVRLAKS